One window from the genome of Cyclobacterium amurskyense encodes:
- a CDS encoding dipeptide epimerase: MKLELLPHKLPLKHTFTIAHQSRDVQDTMIVKLIHGEHYGLGESTTNPFYGITLDNLQSCLVQVAEKLTKLDPIHPEELWTITAPYFKGNPFAQCALDMAAWDLYAKLQAKKLYELLELDPNKIPVTNFTIGIAPISKMVEKMKEMDWPLYKIKLGTANDMEIIRELRKHTDATFRIDANCAWNADQAIAYSQELADLNVEFMEQPLPKDDFEGMKKVFAKSALPVIADESCITEGDVAKCQGYFHGINVKLVKAGGITPGLRMLKEAKSLGMKTMVGCMTESSVGISAIAHIAPLLDYVDMDGAMLLSKDIASGVEIFDDHVTFPDRNGTGALLL, from the coding sequence ATGAAACTGGAACTACTTCCGCACAAATTACCATTAAAACATACTTTTACTATTGCCCACCAAAGCAGAGATGTTCAAGACACCATGATCGTAAAACTGATTCATGGTGAACATTACGGTCTGGGAGAGTCCACAACCAACCCTTTTTATGGAATTACTTTGGATAATTTGCAATCCTGTCTGGTACAGGTAGCGGAGAAACTGACAAAGCTGGATCCCATACACCCGGAAGAACTTTGGACCATTACTGCCCCTTACTTTAAAGGCAATCCTTTTGCTCAATGTGCTTTGGACATGGCTGCCTGGGATTTGTATGCCAAGCTACAGGCTAAGAAACTCTACGAATTACTTGAGCTTGACCCAAATAAAATACCAGTAACCAATTTCACCATAGGCATTGCTCCCATCAGCAAAATGGTTGAAAAAATGAAGGAAATGGACTGGCCTCTATATAAAATCAAACTGGGAACTGCCAATGATATGGAAATCATCAGGGAGTTGCGTAAACATACTGATGCCACTTTTAGAATTGATGCCAACTGCGCATGGAATGCGGATCAAGCCATCGCTTATTCCCAAGAACTGGCAGATCTTAATGTAGAGTTTATGGAGCAACCTCTCCCAAAAGATGACTTTGAGGGAATGAAGAAGGTTTTTGCCAAAAGCGCCCTACCAGTAATCGCAGATGAGAGTTGTATAACAGAAGGAGACGTTGCCAAATGTCAGGGGTACTTCCATGGCATCAATGTTAAACTGGTCAAAGCCGGAGGAATCACTCCTGGGCTGCGAATGCTTAAAGAGGCCAAATCTTTGGGTATGAAAACCATGGTAGGCTGCATGACTGAATCTTCTGTAGGCATTTCCGCCATTGCCCATATCGCTCCTCTTCTGGATTATGTAGACATGGATGGAGCCATGCTTTTGTCTAAGGATATCGCTAGTGGGGTGGAAATTTTCGACGATCATGTGACTTTTCCAGACAGGAATGGAACAGGTGCCTTACTTCTATAA
- the radA gene encoding DNA repair protein RadA: MAKIKTSFFCQNCGVESPKWTGKCPSCGEWNTFVEEVVQKEETQRGGWKASSNSSKKANQPKPLKEITFEEQSRLITGDVELDRVLGGGIVPGSLVLIGGEPGIGKSTLMLQIALMLSNTKVLYVSGEESETQIKMRSERMKHHSDECFVLSETKTQHIFQQIELLKPDLLVIDSIQTLHSQYVESAAGSVSQVRECTAELMKFAKETGTPVFLIGHITKDGTIAGPKILEHMVDTVLQFEGDRHLSYRILRTSKNRFGSTNELGIYEMHANGLRPVTNPSEILMTQRDEQLNGVAIGAMLEGNRPLLIEIQSLVSPATYGTPQRSSTGHDAKRLNMLLAVLEKRGGMRLGQQDVFLNVAGGLRVDDPGLDLSVVASIISSYEDKAIDPGICFAGEIGLGGEVRAVNRIENRIAEAAKMGFKKIMLSRYAIKGLELDKYQIEVVAVSKLEEMYRHIFL; encoded by the coding sequence GTGGCTAAAATAAAGACCTCCTTTTTTTGTCAAAACTGTGGCGTAGAAAGTCCCAAGTGGACAGGTAAATGTCCCTCCTGTGGAGAATGGAATACTTTTGTAGAAGAAGTTGTGCAAAAGGAAGAAACCCAAAGAGGCGGTTGGAAAGCGAGTAGCAATAGCAGCAAAAAAGCCAACCAACCCAAACCCTTAAAGGAAATAACCTTTGAAGAACAATCTCGCCTGATCACTGGTGATGTAGAACTGGACCGGGTACTGGGTGGGGGAATAGTGCCTGGGTCTTTGGTTTTAATAGGCGGTGAACCGGGGATAGGTAAATCTACGCTTATGTTGCAGATTGCTTTGATGCTTTCAAATACAAAGGTGCTTTACGTCTCGGGAGAGGAAAGTGAAACCCAGATAAAAATGCGTAGTGAGCGCATGAAGCACCATTCCGACGAGTGCTTTGTACTTTCAGAGACCAAAACCCAACATATCTTTCAACAGATCGAATTACTGAAACCAGACCTTCTGGTCATCGATTCCATCCAAACCCTCCACAGCCAATATGTAGAGTCAGCTGCAGGATCGGTCAGTCAGGTGAGAGAATGTACTGCCGAACTAATGAAGTTTGCCAAAGAAACAGGAACACCTGTTTTCTTAATTGGCCATATCACCAAAGATGGAACCATCGCAGGACCGAAAATCTTGGAACATATGGTGGATACAGTTTTGCAGTTTGAAGGTGACAGACATTTAAGTTATAGAATTCTACGCACCTCTAAAAACAGGTTTGGATCTACCAATGAATTGGGCATTTATGAAATGCATGCCAATGGACTGAGGCCTGTTACCAATCCTTCTGAAATATTAATGACGCAGCGGGATGAGCAATTAAATGGTGTGGCCATTGGGGCAATGCTTGAAGGCAACAGACCATTATTGATCGAAATTCAGTCCCTGGTCAGTCCCGCCACATATGGCACTCCTCAAAGGAGCAGTACTGGTCACGATGCCAAACGACTGAACATGTTGTTGGCAGTTTTAGAAAAAAGAGGAGGCATGCGATTGGGGCAACAAGATGTATTTCTTAATGTCGCCGGAGGACTTAGGGTGGATGACCCAGGATTGGATTTATCTGTAGTGGCTTCTATTATCTCTTCCTATGAAGACAAGGCAATAGATCCTGGAATTTGTTTTGCCGGAGAAATTGGCTTGGGAGGAGAAGTCCGTGCTGTAAACAGGATTGAGAATAGAATTGCAGAAGCGGCAAAAATGGGTTTCAAAAAAATTATGCTTTCCCGATACGCTATCAAAGGCCTAGAACTAGACAAATACCAAATCGAGGTTGTGGCTGTAAGTAAACTGGAAGAAATGTACCGTCATATATTTCTATAG
- a CDS encoding DUF4838 domain-containing protein, whose amino-acid sequence MKSIVVLLLVFSFFSSSLAQELTLVKNRKSDFTIIIPEQPTLEEIKGAKVLQHYLFRIAGVELPVKKDSGLPGANEILIGKVNRPETAQLPYDEMGKDGLYIGNNGKQLILTGGPKKGVEYAVYTFLEQYLGCKKYTATFEVVPQQKTIKIPQVADLQVPDFSFREVYYNHAYDPKFMDWHKLHSHTERGEIPAEWGHWVHTFHSFLNPEEYGESHPEYFSFYEGKRHPGLVPSWDGKSVQPESQLCLTNPDVLEIVCENLQKAIDKKPDALYWSVSQNDNVNYCQCEHCAALDAKYAAFAPEEKMYATHSGEYPALGMGSMLTFVNKVAERFPDKIISTLAYQYTRVPPKDIVPRENVNIMLCSIESTRNEPMESGDPDFSNDLKGWGQITDNILVWDYNIQFANLLAPFPNLRTLQPNISFLRDNNVSAVFAQGNIQAGGESAEIRAYLLAKLLWNPDLDAEKEMEDFWKAYYGKAAPYIKDYISLLHENNQGFTGRKMSIFGNPKQEKDSFLSPALLSKYNELFDKAEKAVRRNPEQLKRVKSARLPVTFAMLEIIKEEEGGNWKTYQEGDQKKLKLPEEVSNLLYDFYFQCMDTEVSRLSEWHTTPKEYLRNYQLLIVNE is encoded by the coding sequence ATGAAATCAATTGTTGTACTGTTACTGGTTTTTTCTTTCTTTTCCTCCAGCCTGGCACAGGAACTTACCCTGGTCAAAAACCGAAAATCTGACTTTACCATTATTATCCCTGAGCAACCCACTTTAGAAGAAATTAAGGGAGCCAAGGTGTTGCAACATTATTTATTTAGAATAGCTGGTGTCGAGCTGCCTGTAAAGAAGGACAGTGGACTTCCTGGAGCGAATGAAATCCTAATAGGCAAAGTGAACCGTCCCGAGACTGCCCAATTGCCTTATGATGAAATGGGGAAAGATGGCCTTTACATAGGGAATAATGGAAAGCAGCTCATCCTAACCGGTGGGCCAAAGAAAGGCGTGGAGTATGCAGTTTATACTTTTCTAGAGCAGTACCTGGGGTGTAAAAAATATACCGCAACCTTTGAAGTAGTTCCCCAACAAAAGACCATTAAAATCCCCCAAGTGGCTGACCTTCAAGTTCCTGATTTCAGCTTTAGGGAGGTTTATTACAACCATGCCTATGATCCTAAATTCATGGACTGGCACAAGTTGCATTCGCATACTGAGCGGGGTGAGATTCCTGCTGAATGGGGGCACTGGGTGCATACTTTTCATAGTTTTCTCAATCCAGAAGAATATGGTGAAAGTCATCCTGAATATTTTAGCTTTTATGAGGGCAAGCGACACCCTGGATTGGTGCCATCATGGGATGGAAAAAGCGTACAACCTGAATCCCAACTCTGCCTAACCAATCCGGATGTTCTTGAGATTGTTTGCGAGAATCTTCAAAAAGCCATTGATAAGAAACCCGATGCCCTTTATTGGTCTGTTAGCCAGAATGACAATGTGAATTATTGCCAATGTGAGCATTGTGCCGCCTTGGATGCCAAGTATGCGGCTTTTGCTCCTGAGGAAAAAATGTATGCCACCCATAGTGGTGAATACCCAGCGCTAGGCATGGGGTCCATGTTGACCTTTGTCAATAAGGTAGCTGAGCGTTTTCCAGACAAAATCATCTCTACCCTTGCTTACCAGTATACGAGGGTGCCTCCCAAGGATATTGTACCTCGTGAAAATGTCAATATCATGCTCTGTAGCATAGAGAGCACTCGGAATGAGCCAATGGAATCGGGTGATCCCGACTTCAGCAATGACCTGAAAGGCTGGGGGCAGATTACAGACAATATCTTGGTATGGGATTACAATATTCAATTTGCCAATTTGCTGGCTCCTTTTCCTAATCTCCGTACCCTGCAACCCAATATTTCCTTTCTTCGCGACAACAATGTGAGTGCGGTGTTTGCACAAGGCAATATTCAGGCTGGTGGGGAGTCTGCTGAAATAAGGGCCTACTTATTGGCCAAACTGCTTTGGAACCCAGACTTGGATGCAGAAAAAGAAATGGAGGATTTTTGGAAGGCTTATTACGGCAAAGCAGCACCCTATATTAAGGATTATATTAGCCTGTTGCATGAGAATAATCAGGGATTTACAGGCAGGAAAATGTCCATATTTGGAAATCCTAAACAAGAAAAAGACAGCTTTCTTAGCCCTGCATTATTGTCAAAATACAACGAGCTCTTTGACAAAGCAGAGAAAGCAGTTAGAAGAAATCCTGAACAACTTAAACGGGTAAAATCCGCCCGACTGCCAGTGACCTTTGCCATGCTGGAAATTATAAAAGAAGAGGAGGGAGGTAATTGGAAAACCTATCAAGAAGGAGACCAAAAGAAACTTAAACTCCCAGAAGAGGTAAGCAATCTGTTATACGATTTTTACTTCCAGTGTATGGATACAGAAGTCAGCAGGCTCTCCGAATGGCATACCACGCCGAAGGAATACCTTCGTAATTATCAATTATTAATTGTTAATGAATAG
- a CDS encoding four helix bundle protein has protein sequence MKENIVKTKSFAFAVRVVKLYRFLCEEKKEFVLSKQLLRSGTSVGAMVRESEHAESKRDFVHKLAIAQKEINETVYWLELLNETNYLSEEQFSSINADAVELIKLVTSILRTTKNNC, from the coding sequence ATGAAGGAGAACATTGTTAAAACGAAGAGTTTTGCATTTGCTGTCAGAGTAGTCAAGCTATACCGGTTTTTGTGTGAAGAGAAGAAAGAGTTTGTTCTCTCAAAGCAACTTTTAAGGAGTGGAACCAGCGTTGGGGCGATGGTAAGGGAAAGTGAGCATGCTGAATCCAAAAGAGATTTTGTCCATAAATTAGCCATTGCTCAAAAAGAAATAAACGAAACAGTTTATTGGCTCGAACTATTAAATGAAACAAACTACCTTAGTGAAGAACAATTTTCAAGCATCAACGCAGACGCTGTTGAGTTAATTAAACTGGTTACTAGCATCTTACGAACAACAAAGAATAATTGTTAA
- a CDS encoding M14 family metallopeptidase, translating into MRSCSGIPLFLFVSLFFACQPVKEKTESINPKLLENAFTKYKAPEIDNRRYGYEIIAPLIAKRKDVFETTVLGKSVEGRPINTLTYGEGEKKVLLWSQMHGNESTATMALFDLFNFLEGSADDGFEFIRSAIHKNLLLRFIPMLNPDGAERFVRRNAQQIDLNRDAVRQSTPEGIILKRARDDFEPEFGFNLHDQNRYYNVEGTALPATISFLAPAYNEAREVNAVRSKAMKVIVGMDQLLQQVVPGQVGKYDDSFEPRAFGDNIQKWGTSTILIESGAYPGDREKQYIRQLNFMILLNALYEIATESYNQYTEEAYHDIPENDSKLMDLLIKNVETKAGDYSYLTDIGIKISELFLDSLILMKGNIADWGDLSVYYGHEEIEAKGMELEKGKIWPEVIPFEKLDRARGMDLLKEGYLAVETDKIHKGKVHQLPILVFTEGNTPNLESTLDGSPLFYLKTNGIRKMAIINGHVIPLDSSDNLFFWGIIE; encoded by the coding sequence ATGAGATCTTGTTCTGGAATACCATTGTTTCTATTTGTTTCACTGTTTTTTGCTTGTCAGCCAGTCAAGGAAAAAACTGAAAGTATCAACCCAAAACTTTTGGAAAATGCTTTTACAAAATACAAAGCTCCAGAGATAGACAATAGGCGTTATGGATATGAGATTATCGCTCCTTTGATTGCTAAAAGGAAAGATGTGTTTGAGACTACTGTGCTTGGTAAGTCAGTGGAAGGACGACCTATCAACACCTTGACCTATGGGGAAGGGGAAAAGAAAGTACTACTTTGGTCTCAGATGCATGGCAATGAGAGCACCGCCACCATGGCCCTTTTCGATCTTTTCAATTTTCTGGAAGGTTCCGCTGATGATGGCTTTGAGTTCATTCGCTCGGCCATACATAAGAATTTGCTGCTTCGATTTATTCCCATGCTCAATCCAGATGGAGCAGAAAGGTTTGTTCGAAGAAATGCGCAACAAATTGACCTCAATAGGGATGCTGTTCGCCAAAGTACACCCGAGGGGATTATACTCAAGCGTGCAAGGGATGATTTTGAGCCGGAATTCGGTTTCAATCTTCACGATCAAAACAGGTATTATAACGTAGAAGGCACCGCTCTTCCGGCTACCATTTCCTTTCTTGCTCCTGCCTACAATGAAGCCCGTGAAGTGAATGCGGTTAGAAGCAAAGCCATGAAGGTGATCGTTGGGATGGACCAATTGTTACAGCAGGTGGTTCCTGGTCAGGTAGGTAAATACGATGACAGCTTTGAGCCCAGGGCTTTTGGGGACAATATTCAAAAGTGGGGCACGAGTACCATATTGATAGAATCAGGCGCTTATCCTGGGGATAGGGAGAAACAATATATTCGCCAGCTAAATTTCATGATACTGCTTAATGCCTTGTATGAGATTGCTACAGAGAGTTATAATCAGTATACGGAAGAAGCTTACCATGACATCCCGGAGAATGATTCCAAGCTGATGGACTTGTTGATAAAAAATGTAGAAACTAAAGCCGGGGATTATAGTTACCTCACAGACATAGGGATCAAAATTAGTGAGTTGTTTCTAGATAGCCTTATTTTGATGAAAGGAAATATTGCCGATTGGGGGGATTTATCTGTGTACTATGGTCATGAGGAAATAGAAGCTAAGGGAATGGAGCTAGAAAAAGGAAAAATCTGGCCGGAAGTAATTCCCTTTGAAAAACTAGATAGGGCAAGGGGGATGGATTTGCTCAAAGAGGGTTATTTGGCCGTTGAAACGGACAAAATCCACAAGGGAAAAGTACATCAATTACCAATCCTTGTCTTCACCGAAGGAAATACTCCGAACTTGGAATCTACATTGGATGGGAGTCCATTGTTTTACCTGAAAACAAATGGAATTAGGAAAATGGCTATAATTAATGGTCATGTGATCCCACTTGACTCGAGTGATAATTTATTTTTCTGGGGAATAATAGAATAG
- a CDS encoding class I SAM-dependent methyltransferase: protein MQSKSTVEEIKERFDKDVERFSNLETGQQATIDAPLCMELIANAALATSPKAENLLDIGCGAGNLSLKVLQHFPQMNSDLLDLSQPMLTKAKDRVSWATTGKVNTIQADLRDAKLEEGKYDIIIAAAVLHHLRDEQDWENAFTKIFKLLAPGGSLWISDLVKHDNPEIQKMMWNWYGSYLEKLNGVEYRENVFDYIEKEDSPRSLLFQVNLMEKVGFTGIEILHKHCCFAAFGGSKPK from the coding sequence ATGCAAAGCAAATCTACTGTAGAAGAAATTAAAGAAAGATTTGACAAGGATGTTGAGCGATTTTCTAATTTAGAGACCGGCCAGCAAGCGACAATTGACGCACCATTATGCATGGAATTGATTGCAAATGCCGCTTTAGCTACTAGCCCTAAAGCAGAAAATTTATTAGATATCGGCTGTGGTGCTGGGAATCTTTCCCTAAAGGTATTGCAGCATTTTCCTCAGATGAACAGTGACCTGCTGGATCTAAGTCAACCTATGCTAACCAAGGCCAAAGACAGGGTTTCTTGGGCCACTACAGGCAAGGTTAACACCATTCAAGCTGACCTCAGGGATGCTAAATTGGAAGAAGGTAAATATGACATTATCATTGCGGCAGCAGTTTTGCACCACCTTAGAGATGAGCAAGATTGGGAAAATGCCTTTACCAAAATTTTCAAACTTTTGGCGCCAGGGGGTAGTTTATGGATTTCAGATCTCGTAAAACACGATAATCCAGAGATTCAGAAAATGATGTGGAATTGGTACGGTAGCTACTTGGAAAAGCTAAATGGAGTTGAGTACCGTGAGAATGTTTTCGATTACATAGAAAAAGAAGACAGCCCAAGGTCTTTGCTTTTTCAAGTGAACCTAATGGAAAAAGTAGGATTTACCGGCATAGAAATCTTGCACAAGCATTGCTGTTTTGCTGCTTTTGGTGGTAGTAAACCTAAATAA
- a CDS encoding aminotransferase class I/II-fold pyridoxal phosphate-dependent enzyme has protein sequence MSHSYFTPLPDREIVSEGKRYLHFSGTSYLGMGSQPEFRQVLIDSILKHGPNHGSSRNSNVQLPIYDTFEAHFAAGSGAEAAALLSSGFMAGQLALNTLRPLVDLTWTAPDTHPAITYESQQQSDLSHQQWQKRCIAKSKKLLGQKVLLLSNAVNPLIPEIHDFEWTKKLSPANKYYLLVDDSHAFGVLGKGLFGTYAQWKNLPVELMVCGSLGKALALPAGIILGSQPLIDKVRENAVYRTSSPPAPAFLNAFLEGQDIYQSQQQKLSKNLHYMLSAVSQLEEFKMLPQYPVISFAPEHWVDKLHEKGFALSSFPYPFPASPPVNRIILSAWHLPTDLEALVGAIGEIINC, from the coding sequence ATGAGCCATTCCTATTTCACCCCTCTTCCTGACAGAGAAATCGTTAGCGAAGGAAAAAGATACCTGCATTTTAGCGGTACTTCTTACCTTGGTATGGGCAGTCAGCCGGAATTTAGGCAAGTACTTATTGATAGTATTTTAAAGCACGGCCCAAATCATGGCTCAAGCCGCAACAGCAATGTACAATTGCCGATTTACGATACCTTTGAAGCACATTTTGCAGCTGGGTCAGGAGCGGAAGCGGCGGCTCTTCTGAGTAGCGGTTTTATGGCAGGTCAACTTGCGCTGAATACCTTAAGACCTTTGGTAGACCTGACCTGGACTGCACCCGACACCCATCCGGCCATCACCTATGAAAGTCAGCAACAGTCCGATCTTTCCCACCAGCAATGGCAAAAAAGATGTATCGCTAAATCAAAGAAGCTGTTGGGACAAAAGGTCCTTCTGCTATCCAATGCGGTAAATCCCCTAATTCCTGAAATTCATGATTTCGAATGGACCAAAAAACTTTCTCCCGCCAATAAGTACTACCTACTGGTAGACGACAGCCATGCCTTTGGCGTTCTGGGCAAAGGCCTATTTGGCACCTATGCCCAATGGAAAAATCTTCCCGTGGAACTGATGGTTTGTGGCTCACTGGGCAAGGCGCTTGCCCTTCCAGCAGGCATTATTTTGGGTAGCCAGCCACTGATAGACAAGGTTAGAGAAAATGCAGTCTATCGTACCTCTTCCCCTCCTGCTCCGGCATTTCTAAATGCATTTTTGGAGGGCCAGGACATCTACCAAAGTCAGCAACAAAAGCTGAGTAAAAACCTCCACTACATGCTCTCCGCTGTTTCTCAGCTAGAGGAATTCAAAATGTTGCCCCAGTACCCTGTCATTTCCTTTGCTCCTGAGCACTGGGTAGACAAATTACATGAAAAAGGGTTTGCGCTATCTTCATTTCCTTATCCATTTCCCGCTAGTCCTCCAGTTAACCGCATCATATTGTCCGCCTGGCACCTTCCAACTGATCTTGAAGCCTTGGTCGGAGCGATTGGGGAGATTATTAATTGTTAA
- a CDS encoding ABC transporter ATP-binding protein, translating to MKPLWRLNKYLYKYKLYLFLGIVFTFISNFFVIIPARLVGIAIDYVVESFSYYQVFDDGEIVQEASRSEFLKYILIFGLLILAMALLRGLFLFLIRQTIIAMSRLIEYDLKNEIYAHYQTLPLSFFRQNSTGDLMARITEDVSKVRMYLGPALMYGINLIILFPMVIGYMLTVNVPLTLYSLLPLPVLSVSIYLVNNMINKRSEKIQRSLSGLSTFVQEAFSGIRVIKSFVREKDSANQFQKASEDYKNKSISLTKVQSLFFPLIMALIGLSTILTVYVGGIQVIEGAIGYGVIAEFILYVNMLTWPVTSLGWVTSIVQRAAASQARINEFMDEKNDILSAEHLEKEIQGHIEVQDLTFVYPDSGIKALDKVSFEIEAGKTLAIIGTTGSGKSTIANLLMRTYDATEGRILLDGQDIRNYDIPNLREQIGYVPQDVFLFSDSIANNIGFGLGKTLDMKQIEQAAKDADVYDNIIDFPQGFETRLGERGMTLSGGQKQRVSIARAIVKSPKILLLDDCLSAVDTKTENAILNALEKIMKDRTSIIISHRVSSAKLADQILVLDDGAIVEKGNHADLIAAKGTYAALYEKQTQQAGELEE from the coding sequence GTGAAGCCCCTTTGGAGATTAAATAAATATCTATATAAATATAAACTGTACCTTTTTTTAGGAATAGTTTTCACATTTATTTCAAACTTTTTTGTAATAATTCCTGCACGACTCGTAGGGATTGCCATCGATTATGTGGTGGAAAGTTTTAGCTATTATCAGGTGTTCGATGATGGGGAAATAGTGCAAGAAGCCTCCAGGTCTGAGTTTCTGAAATACATTTTGATCTTTGGCTTGCTTATTCTTGCCATGGCTTTGCTAAGAGGGCTTTTTCTTTTTCTTATTCGTCAGACTATTATTGCAATGTCGCGATTGATAGAGTATGACCTCAAAAATGAGATTTATGCCCACTACCAAACACTTCCTCTAAGTTTCTTTCGGCAGAATAGTACGGGTGACCTGATGGCAAGGATCACTGAGGATGTTTCTAAAGTCCGAATGTACCTGGGACCTGCTCTCATGTATGGCATTAATTTGATCATCCTGTTTCCTATGGTGATTGGGTACATGCTGACCGTAAATGTTCCCCTTACCTTGTACTCCCTCCTGCCTCTACCCGTTTTGTCCGTTAGTATCTATCTGGTCAATAATATGATCAACAAGCGCTCAGAAAAGATTCAAAGAAGCTTGTCGGGCCTAAGTACTTTTGTGCAGGAAGCTTTTTCAGGCATACGGGTGATCAAATCCTTTGTTAGAGAAAAGGACAGCGCCAATCAGTTTCAAAAAGCCAGTGAAGACTATAAGAATAAATCCATATCCCTTACCAAGGTTCAGTCCTTGTTCTTTCCTCTGATCATGGCATTGATAGGACTCAGTACAATTCTAACCGTGTATGTAGGAGGAATTCAAGTAATAGAAGGGGCAATTGGTTATGGAGTGATAGCAGAATTTATCCTTTACGTCAATATGCTAACCTGGCCGGTAACTTCTCTGGGTTGGGTGACGAGTATAGTACAGAGAGCCGCTGCTTCTCAGGCCAGGATCAACGAATTCATGGATGAGAAAAATGATATTTTAAGTGCTGAGCACCTGGAAAAAGAGATTCAAGGGCACATAGAAGTGCAAGACTTAACCTTTGTCTATCCTGACTCCGGTATTAAGGCTTTGGATAAGGTAAGTTTTGAAATTGAGGCGGGTAAAACATTGGCAATCATCGGAACTACTGGCTCTGGAAAATCGACCATCGCCAATTTGCTTATGCGGACCTATGACGCGACTGAGGGAAGGATATTGCTTGATGGCCAAGACATAAGAAACTATGACATACCCAATCTTCGGGAACAAATAGGCTATGTGCCTCAGGATGTGTTTTTATTCAGTGATTCTATTGCCAATAATATTGGTTTTGGTCTGGGTAAAACTTTGGACATGAAACAAATCGAACAAGCGGCCAAAGATGCGGATGTCTATGACAATATCATTGATTTTCCCCAAGGTTTTGAAACCCGACTGGGAGAGAGAGGCATGACTTTATCAGGGGGACAAAAACAAAGGGTGTCAATTGCTCGGGCCATTGTAAAATCTCCGAAGATTCTACTACTCGATGACTGCCTATCTGCAGTAGACACCAAAACTGAAAATGCCATTTTAAATGCATTGGAAAAGATAATGAAAGACCGAACTTCCATTATCATTTCCCATAGGGTGTCCTCAGCCAAGCTTGCCGATCAGATTCTTGTTTTGGATGATGGTGCCATCGTCGAAAAAGGTAATCATGCTGACCTAATTGCTGCTAAAGGAACCTATGCTGCCTTGTATGAAAAGCAAACCCAACAGGCGGGAGAGCTTGAGGAGTAG